The Saccharomonospora glauca K62 genome has a segment encoding these proteins:
- the gdhA gene encoding NADP-specific glutamate dehydrogenase → MPIHERLESVYAEVLARNPGETEFHQAVREVLESIGPAVGKHPQYADAKIVSRICEPERQIIFRVPWEDDRGEIHINRGFRMEFNSALGPYKGGLRFHPSVYLGIVKFLGFEQVFKNALTGLPIGGGKGGSDFDPKGKSDREIMRFCQSFMTELHRHIGEYTDVPAGDIGVGSREIGYLFGQYKRITNRYESGVLTGKGLIYGGARVRTEATGYGTAFFVNEMLAARGDSFEGKTVVVSGSGNVAIYAIEKVHQLGGRVVACSDSSGYVVDEKGIDLEVLKEIKEVRRERISAYADAVSHARYVEGQQVWSVPCDVAMPCATQNEITGKEAETLVRNGCTVVAEGANMPTTPEGVRLFQEAGVAFGPGKAANAGGVATSALEMQQNASRDSWSFEYTEDRLEDIMRDIHTRCLETADEYGMPGNYVAGANIAAYTRVADAMLALGLV, encoded by the coding sequence GTGCCAATTCACGAACGGCTCGAAAGCGTCTACGCCGAAGTGCTCGCGCGTAACCCCGGTGAGACGGAGTTCCACCAAGCCGTGCGTGAGGTCCTGGAGAGCATCGGGCCGGCCGTGGGCAAGCACCCGCAGTACGCCGATGCGAAGATCGTCTCGCGCATCTGTGAACCGGAACGGCAGATCATCTTCCGCGTCCCGTGGGAGGACGACCGCGGTGAGATCCACATCAACCGTGGGTTCCGGATGGAGTTCAACAGTGCCCTCGGTCCCTACAAGGGCGGGCTGCGCTTCCACCCGTCGGTGTACCTGGGCATCGTGAAGTTCCTCGGCTTCGAGCAAGTCTTCAAAAACGCCCTCACCGGGCTGCCCATCGGTGGTGGTAAGGGTGGCTCGGACTTCGACCCGAAGGGCAAGTCCGACCGCGAGATCATGCGCTTCTGCCAGAGCTTCATGACCGAACTACACCGCCACATCGGCGAGTACACCGACGTCCCGGCCGGGGACATCGGCGTCGGGAGCCGGGAGATCGGCTACCTGTTCGGCCAGTACAAGCGCATCACCAACCGCTACGAGTCGGGGGTGTTGACCGGCAAGGGCCTGATCTACGGCGGTGCGCGCGTCCGCACCGAGGCCACCGGGTACGGCACCGCGTTCTTCGTCAACGAGATGCTCGCCGCGCGGGGCGACAGCTTCGAGGGCAAGACCGTCGTGGTGTCGGGGTCCGGCAACGTCGCCATCTACGCCATCGAGAAGGTCCACCAGCTCGGCGGGCGGGTGGTCGCGTGCTCCGATTCGAGCGGGTACGTGGTGGACGAGAAGGGCATCGACCTGGAGGTGCTCAAGGAGATCAAGGAGGTTCGCCGCGAGCGGATCTCCGCGTACGCCGACGCGGTCTCGCATGCTCGTTACGTCGAGGGCCAGCAGGTGTGGTCCGTGCCGTGCGACGTCGCCATGCCGTGCGCGACCCAGAACGAGATCACCGGCAAGGAGGCCGAGACCCTCGTCCGCAACGGCTGCACCGTCGTGGCGGAGGGCGCCAACATGCCGACCACGCCCGAAGGAGTGCGCCTGTTCCAGGAGGCAGGGGTCGCGTTCGGGCCGGGCAAGGCGGCGAACGCCGGTGGCGTGGCCACCTCGGCGCTGGAGATGCAGCAGAACGCCTCACGCGACTCGTGGTCGTTCGAGTACACCGAGGACCGGCTCGAGGACATCATGCGTGACATCCACACGCGGTGCCTGGAGACCGCCGACGAGTACGGCATGCCCGGCAACTACGTGGCGGGCGCCAACATCGCGGCCTACACGCGGGTCGCGGACGCGATGCTCGCGCTCGGTCTGGTCTGA